The Dehalobacter sp. DCM sequence TTACGGGCCGGGGAAATAATGACCGAATCTCTCAAAGCTCAGCAGGAGGCCACGGCCTTGTATGGCGATATTCAAGAAAAAATGGGAAAAGCATTGGAAGACGCGAAGATCGTTCACGAAATATCCGCCTTGGCCGATACGATTTCAGCCATCGCCGATCAGACCAACCTTTTAGCGCTTAATGCTGCGATTGAAGCCGCCAGAGCAGGTGAACAAGGAAAAGGATTTGCGGTCGTCGCCGAAGAGGTCCGTAAATTAGCGGAAGAATCGTCTTTAACTGTCAGCAATATTAAGAGGCTAACGGATGATGTTCAAAATTCTTTTGGCAATTTGGTTGTGAACAGCAATGCCGTCTTGCAATTTCTCAATAATAAGGTTGTAAAAGATTATGATTCTATGGTTGCTATTGGTCAGGACTATTCCGATAATGCCAAGACCTTCTACCAAGCGACAAGTAAAATAACTGATATGAGCAGCCGGATATTGAATGGCGTTAATGACGTAACAAAGGCGATAGAGGCTGTTGCCCTGAACATGAGCGAAAGCAGCCGTGGTGCACAAGAAATTACCAGAGGGGTAGAGGAAACCAGCAGCTCGGTCTCTCAAATTGCAGATTCTTCAGGTAAATTGGCTGAAAATGCCCAAATGTTAAATCAACTCGTTTCTCGATTTACAATTTAAGTCTTTTCCTGTTCCCCTGCCCCTGAAGCTTCGATCAGTGGCGCTAAATAGGTATTTAGATTATTCTATCGTTCGTCTATTTCCATATAATCCTTATCAGACAGAGGACTTTCGTAGGCCGGTCTGATTATTTTGTCCGCATTGATCAATTCTTCCAGTCGATGAGCGCTCCAGCCGACGATGCGTGCCATTGCAAACAGCGGTGTATAAAGCTCCAAGGGAATATCCAACATACTGTAAACGAAACCACTGTAAAAGTCTACATTCGCACTGACGCCTTTGTAGATTTTTCGTTCTTCGGCAATAACCTCGGGCGCCATCCGTTCAACCATGGAATATAATTCAAAATCGTTTCGTCGTCCTCTGTCCTCAGCTAATTTTTCTACAAAGCCCTTAAATATCTGAGCTCTCGGATCTGAAATCGAATAGACAGCATGTCCCATGCCATAAATCAAACCACGGCGGTCAAAGACTTCCTTGTTAAGAATCTTGGTCAGATAGTGTCTTACTGCGGACTCGTTTGTAATATCCTGCACATGTAATTTAATATCTTTTATCATTTCAACAACTTTAATATTCGCACCGCCGTGTTTAGGTCCCTTCAGTGAGGAAAGAGCCGCCGCGATAACTGAATACGTATCAGACCCCGAAGAAGAAACAACGCGCGTCGTAAAGGTGGAATTATTGCCGCCCCCATGTTCCATGTGCAATACCAACGCAATATCCAATACTCTTGCCTCAAGTTCCGTATAGGTCTTATCCGGTCTCAGCATTCTGAGAATATTTTCTGCCGTCGAGAGTTTTTCGTCCGGACGATGGATATAAAAGCTGTCATCACATTCATAATGATTGTAAGCATGATATCCGTAAACAGATAACATAGGAAAAATACTGATGAGCATGAGACACTGCCTTAAGACGTTATTCAACGATCCATCTTCAATGCGATCATCATAGGATGCCAGCGTCAGAACACTCTTGGTCAAGGAATTCATAATATCCTTACTCGGCGCTTTCATAATGACATCTCGTACAAAATTTTTGGGCAGATTGCGGCATTGAACTAAGATCCCTTTAAATTCAGCCAACTGTTCTTCGGTAGGTAGAGAACCAAACAATAAAAGGTAAGCTGACTCTTCAAATCCATACCGTTTTTTATTTACAAACCCATTAACTAGGTCAACAATATTATACCCTCGGTAAAGCAGTTTCCCTTCACAGGGGATTCTCTTCCCATCCATTTCTTCATGAGATTTAATTAAAGAGATATTGGTTAGTCCGGCCAGGACGCCTTCTCCGCTTTTATCCCTCAGACCACGTTTAACACCATATATATCATAAAGTCCGGCATCTATCTTGGTATTTTCTTGGCATATCTTGCTGTACCTATCGCTATAGCGGTCAATGTTATCTTTATGGTTGGGTGTCACTATTTTTCCTCCTTCTGATTTTTAACCATTTTATAGAAAATGCACATTGTATCCAATACAAACAACTTTATTATACCATTTAGGTTGTTTGCAGTAAATGCAAAATAAAAAAGCATATCTTCTTCCGAATGGAATTAATATGCTTATGAGTATTTGGAATGAAAAATAATGGTCCATTATACTGCGCGATAATTGTCCCTATTGAAGTCCTCCGGCACACATATTCCGTTTTCAATGCTCGTTCTTTTAAGATCGTTATAGAAATTGGCTATCGTTATCTCAACATATGGAATCAGCCATATAAATCCAATCCCTGCGGTGAGTATCGAGAGTACAGCCCAGCCAATAAAGCTCAAATATAACAGAAATAACTTGCCGCGATATCCGTAACTGATTCGTTTACTGAGGTCAAGGGCATTCCTAATTCCAATCTGCCGGTTATCCGCAAGGATATAAAAACTCATGAGATAGCCGTAACTTTTAACGATTCCTGGAATAATCAGCAGCAATGACCATAGGATTACCCATAAAAGTACCCATAAATACATACCGAGGCTGGTCAGAAAGGATTTAAAGCCATCAAATATTACTCCGACCCCCGGATCCTCCTGACGGCTAAATGCCAGGGAAAATACAGATGCTCCTACCATAAACGGCCCGGTGATCAGCAACGAAATCAGACTGGCGGCAGCATTTTCATCATTGCTGATCCAGGCGAAGATTGCCGTAATCGCTGAATAAATCAGAAATGCCAGAATCGGTTTTGCCCAGTTTCCCTTGAGCTGTGATCGCGCTAGCGCTCTTAACTCGCTATTCTCTAACATCAACAATTCCCCCTGGATTTTTATTCGATCTATGTTTGTAGTATGGGGAATTACTGGATTTTCATGTATTCCGGAAGAGAGTCAATAACGCGAATGGGTTGATCTTCATGCAGAATTGCTTTGCTAATAATATAATCCGTGGCTTTATCCAAACGAATAAGATGTTTGATCTGGTCAAGCGCTCCAGGTGTTTCCTCGATACGTTTGCGGCGTGTTTCATAATCCAATGCGAGTTCATTAAATGAACCTGGCTGTTCGGAGATTTTCTTTTTGATATCCTCCTCGGTTATTTCAACACAAACTTTATCTGCCACAGCCGTGAGCAACAAGCTTTTCTTGACATTCATCTCGGCTTGGGGCCGAACTTCTTTCTTTAGATCATCAAGAGAACGCCCGGAGGATCGCATATAGTTTTGCAGGAATTGTTTACCCATTTGCTGAGTAACGCGATTCATTTCGACATTGATCTGCTGTTGAATTACTTCCTCTGCAAGCTCCACAGGATTGGCCACAATCAATTGCTTAATAATTGCCTCTTGTTTATTAAGTGTTGTCTTTTCTTCTGCCATGGACGTCATTGAATTCCGTACCTCTGCCTGTAGTTCTTCGATGGTTTTAAACGGAAGTTTCTCCAGCAGTTTAGCATCATCGGTTTCGGCATTATGTTGTTTGCGCAGTCCGGTGATATTCTCGTTAATATCCTCTTCAGTCACAACGACAGGTGTATAATGAGCTTCTAAACCCTCATATTTTTCCAGTTCAATTTGAGGTTCCAGCGATACGCGAATTTCAATAATACAGGGTTCACCGAGTTTGTTGCTTCGCGGCATAATATTGGGGAACGTCATCGGTTGAATTCCCAGTTCCTTAATCGCACTCATGTAATAGGCCGGCAAAAGCTTTTCCAGTGCTTTGTTTGCAATTTTCTCCAAATCAGGGTATTGTGCTAAAAGTGCTTCATTACTCAGAAAAGCAGAAGCCGCTTTTTTTCCTTCCGTTGCAGTCGCCTTGTGGTACTCTTCCATGAGGGCTTTTTCAAACGTCTTCGCATCGATCTGAATCAAAAATGTGGCTTCATCTTTCGTTGCATTGATCAGGGTTGCAGACATACTATTCCTCCTAATTTCTTGGGTATCCCTCGAAATTTCAGTAATATATTATCATCGAGTAGAAACCGCTTTATTAATATTCAATTGAACTGTATTTAAATCAGGGCACTTCTAAATTATATACGAAATTCCTATTTATTCAAATGATCATTTTTTTAATTCAAATTTCCCAATAACGATATTAAGAAAGCTATTAAAAGAATAGCTCCGGTATCTGTCTGACTGCAGTGAAGTTTTCTATCAGCAGCTGCCGAATCTTATTGATAAATTCATGATCAATAGATTTGGCCCGAACAGAACATCGTTTAATACAACTGCAGCAGACAATACATTTTTCATTATCAATGTCCCTGTAATTTATCAATGATATTGCCTCCATCGGACAAAATTGGGCACATAACCCGCATAAATTGCATTCACTGCCGGTTACAGGAACAGCTGTTAATTTTGGCATACCGTTTCTGTAGGGAAAATTGCCTTTCACCTCAAGCTCTCGGTTCCCCGCTATCTCCATGGCAGATAGTTTTTCAATTATTATATTCCCAAATTCAGCCGCCAGCTGCAGGTCTTCACTATCCGGTCGACCTGTGGCTACTTTCTCACTATAGGAGTGTTCTCCAATAAATGCGCCTGCTGCGATTCCAATAAATCCGTTGTCTTCAAAGATATTCTTCAATTCCAACAGGGCATCATCGTAATGCCGATTGCCGTAAACGACGACGAAAACAGCCGGTGTATTATTTCCTTTTACTCTTGTAAAATAATCTGATAAAAAACTGGGCACTCGCCCAGCGTAAACTGGTACGCCGACAATGACGATGTCCTTATCGCCAAATATAATATCCTTCACTCTACTGGCTGGTAGGCTAACAGTATATTCTTTACAGTTAACCCCCATGCCGTGTGCAATGGTTTTAACAACTTTTTCTGTGTTGCCTGTCGCGCTGAAATAAAGGATGTTCAATTTATATTCCATTATTCGCTCCCCCTTGATACCGTCTTTTCTTTTTTCCGTTTATGCTTGTTTTGTGTTTGCATGTTACAAATATATCCTAATATTTTCTATAATTAAACATTCGACAATTTCTCATTGATTCAATAAAAAATAATCTATGCACATGCCTAAATTTTAATACGCAGCGATTTATTACGCAAGCATAAAACCGATTACGATTATGACAAGATCCCAATCTTATCTGTATAATCAGTCATTATAAAATCAATAATAGAACTGCAGGATAACTGCTGAAATCGAATAATAACAGGGTGTGGAAACAAATTGGACAGACGCGGGATCATTGCTAAACTGAATTGGTTTTACAGCCTTGAGCTGAACCAGGTGGATCTTTATATGGCGCAGAGTAAGCTTGTGAAAGACATTTATATTAGCAAAGTATTGGAAAGATCCTCATTTATCGAGCAGCAGCACGTCGATAATATCGCGGCTCAAATCAAAAAATTCGGGGGAGAACCAACCATGCTTGGCGATATCATATCGCCTATCCTTGGCAAAACAGCGGGGAATATCACAGCCGCGTTTGGGGTCACCTCACTGCTTAAGGCGGATATTATGCTGGAAAAAAAGGCCATGAGCGATTATAAAGACCTCATTATAAAAATCGGCAAAGACGATGAGTTGTTTTCGCTCTTGTGGTCCAATTTGATTGACGAAGACCTGCATACATCGTGGTTTGCGAGTAAAGTAGAGGAATTGGAGTCGTTACATTAGAATATCGAGAACCAAGAACATTCCAATAAAAAGACCTTGATGCACGTTGCTTAAGTGTATCAAGGTCTTACCGTTATATTCTTATCAAGTCAAATAAGCACCATTATTATTACTTAGGTTTAATGTCATGATTAGGTGGATTGGGTGGATTGTCTGGATTTTTAATTTTCTCTTCACCAACCTTAAGTGAATCTTCAGCTTCTTTTTCACCGTCTATTTTATTTTGAACGATTTCCTTTAATTCTTGAATTGCTTCCTTCGTTCGCTCCTGGATTTGCTCAGCCTTTTCCTCCAGTTTTTCTTTTGCTTCTTCTGCTTTCACTTTGGCTTCTTCCAGCGCTTCCTTCGCCTGATCTTTTAGTGCTTCTGCTTTCTCCTGGATTTGTTCTGCCTTTTCTTCCAGTTTTTCTTTTGCCTCTTCCGCTTTCGCTTTGGCTTCTTCCAGCGCTTCCTTCGCCTGATCTTTTAGTGCTTCTGCTTTCTCCTGGATTTGTTCTGCCTTTTCTTCCAGTTTTTCTTTTGCCTCTTCCGCCTTGGCCTTCGCTTCTCCGAGAGCTTCCTTAGCCTGTTCTTTCAAGGCATCTGCTTTCTCTTGGATCTCCTCCGCTTTTACTTCTAATTTTTCCTTTGTTTCTTCAACTTTAGCTTTCGCTTCCAGAACACTGTCCGCTGCTTTTTCTTTGAAGTCATCTGCTTTTTCCTTCGTTCCACCAAAAAAAGCTTTGATCTTATCTATTACCCCACTCAAATGAAATCCCCCTTTAGGTTTTGAATTTCAAATATTCTATCAATATTCTATTATAGATATTGCGATTCCTTCTTTATTTATTACTACCTGTACAAAATTATCTATAACAAGACTACCGATGTATCTTGAACCGTAAAAGTCTAAAAAATTGCTACGATTGAGTAAGCGCTTCAATACGATGACTAATTGGGGGATGAGAATAAGTCAGTCTTACCACGAGTGGATGTGGCGTGAGATTTGAAAAATTTTCTCTGGCCAGAACCTTCAAGGCACTGATCATCGCCTTCTTATAACCGACTTGTAAGGCAAATTCATCTGCTTTGTACTCGGCCTTTCGTGAATATGCAGAGAGCGGAATACCCAATGCAATCCCGATGGGCTCTATGAGAATACCGAAAAGCACGATGGAAAACCCTAAATGAACGTGGGAAAAGCCAAAAGCATTTGCCAGGTTAACGGATGACAGGAAGAAAGTCATAAGGACAAGGTAAACAGCAATCTGCACCAGAGAAATGAGTACATTTCGCAGAACATCCCGGTGTTTGGCATGACCAATCTCATGAGCCAAGATGCTGACGATTTCATCCGAAGTGCATTTTTGTAAAAGAGTATCGTAAAGGACGATATGCTTAAATTTACCAAATCCGCTAAAGAAGGCATTAAGCTTTCCGGAACGTTTCGACGCGTCCATGACACTGATTTTTTTGATTTCAAAGCCGGTATTCTTAGCAAGTTCTTCAATTTTCTGTTTCAGCTCGCCATCCGGCAGCGGACTAAGTTTGTTGAAAATACGGATGAATAATTGAGTGTAAAGCAAATTCACTGCTAACATGATGCTGGCGACAACCAGCCAGGCATATATCAAATATCCGTTGCCCATGTTCAGATAAAGCGCAAGGAGAATATACAGAATAATACTACCCAAGACCAGCGTCAGTAAGATGGATTTCAACTGGTCCAGAATAAAGGTTTTTATCGTCGATTTGTTAAATCCATAACGCTCTTCAATACTAAAGTTATGGTACCAGCTAAAACCAATATTTAAGATATAGCTGATAAAGAAGTAAACCCCAAGAAAAAGAAGCGTCTGGAGAATCGGATCGTCTGTCAAGCGGTTTACTGCATTCGCCAGCGCCGGGAAGATCCCTAATGTGAGGAATAGCAGCAGCATACCCGTATTAACAATTTTTTCTAAAATCGACAGTCTGTGATTCTCCATGGTATAATTCAGCCATTTTTTATAGCCTATCTCATCATAAACATCCGATACATTCTCGGGTATGGGCTGGTTACGATACGAGTAGCTCAATATTGAGAGAGATATATTGAGAATAAAGACTATGGAAATGACAAAAAGCGTTAACAGAAACATCGTTCTCCTCCTTGATGCCAAAATATATGCTTGGCTTGTCAAGATCAGTATAATTCGATATCATCCCGTGGACAAGGACTGATTTATTCTAAGGGTTTAAATATGCCCAAATTAGCCTATAATGCTCAGGAATTTTTCATTATATAATTTATATTATGAAATAATTTTATGAAATTGCGGAAAACTACCAATAAATAGCACAAGAGCGCATTCATATAGGGAGGATTTTTTATGTTTAATATCAATGATTATGTTGTATATAACGCTACAGGTGTATTTAAAATTATTGACATTCGAAGAGAACACGATATTCTGGATAAGGAGACGGAGTATTACGTTCTTCAACCTGCGTATAACAATAATTTAACCATAAAGATTCCCGTAAATGCACCAAGAGTCTCCATGCGCCTCATCATGACTAAAGACGAAGTTCTTTCACTCATTGCTTCAATGCCGGATATTGAAGCACTCTGGATAAACGATGACCGCGAACGAAATGAGCGGTTCAAAACAGCTCTGAAAACAGCCAATAGTGAAGAATGGGCAAAGCTGATCAAAACGATCTATCTGCAGAAACAAGAAAAAATAGACATCGGTAAAAAACTGGCGCAGACAGATGAAAATATTATGAAAGCAGCTGAGAAAAATCTCTATGAGGAATTTGCCATTGCCTTAAATATCACACCGGATGAAGTTGTATCTTATATTACTGAACGCGTTCCTTCCTAATACAGGCCGCAGCATGCAACAATGCATAATCAGAAATTCTCAGGGCCAATTATCTGTCAAGTATTCACTATGAAGGAGGTCCTGCCCACAACTTATTTGTAGGCAGGACCTCCTTCCTCTTTGAAACTAATTCTATTCTATTCAGCAACACGTCGTCATTAAATATCTAAGGCAGCATGATATCCCTGATAGATGGCTGTCGTTATTGTGGATGGTCTCACACAATCACCAATCTGCGCAACAATAGGTGCACTGTCAAGCAATTCGTCGACGACGGCTCTTCTTGCCTGCTGGCCTAGTGCACAAATCACAGTGTAACCGGGAACAAGATGCTCTACACCCGCCGCATCGATGCAATAAACGCCCTCTTTGGTCACACGTTGTCCTGTACAACCAGTATGGACTTGAACATTATTCTTTTCAATCTCCTTCAATAGGATAGGACGATGCCTGATGTTTGCATCGGGAGCTAATTCTGTTCTCATCTCTACCAGATGTACAGCCTTCCCTTCCTGAGCAAGATGAACTGCCGCTTCACAACCGGCCTGTCCGCCTCCCAACACGACGACCTGATCGCTGACCTTATCCTTTTCCAGATAATAATTATTGACCACAATAACATTATCGTCCTTTAAACCTGGAATTGACGGAATAAGCGGTTCCGATCCAACAGCAATAATCAAGGCATCCACGTTTTCATTTTCAATATACTCTTTCGTAACCGGCGTATTTAAACGAATATCGACACCGGCCTTTTCTGCCAAATTGCCGAGAGTAACACCTAATTCATACATTTCATATTTGAAAGGAATAGCCTGTTCACCCTTCAGAATACCGCCCAGCTGATCTGATTTTTCACAAAGGATTACCTTGTGGCCCCGTTTTGCCGCCGTTATTGCTGCCTCTAACCCACTGGGTCCACCTCCTGCGACAAGCACCTTGCAGGGATTAGGTGACGGAATAATCTCAACGCCGTCTATTTCCCGACCAATTAATGGATTCACCGCGCATCGGCGCGTAGAGGTTACAGCACGTTCCGCCATACAAACAAAGCATCTTAGACATTTTACAATGTCCTCGTCGCGATTCGTCATTACTTTCTTAGGCAGCTCATGGTCTGCCAGTAATGCCCTGGCCATTTCTACCACATCCGCTTTTCCGGATGCAATGATTTCTTCCATCATTGCCGGATCATTTAATCCGCCAACTGTGGCCACCGGGACACTCACATGCTTTTTGATTTCTGCCGCAAGATAAACATTACTGCCATGGGGTAAAAACATCGAAGGATGTGTAACGCTAAAGCCTTTTTGGTATGTCCCTGCGGAGACATGCAGTAGATCGATCCTGGACTGAAGCAGTTTTGCTATTTCTACACCTTCCGTCAAGTCATAACCGCCTTCGATCAATTCGGATCCGCTCATTCTAAACTCGATTGGAAAGCCAGGACCTACCGCTTGCCGAACACTGTCGATGACCTCTTGAGCAAAACGCACTCTGTTCTCTAATGAGCCTCCGTACTTATCTGTTCTGTGGTTAAAATACGGAGATAAAAACTGATTGATCAGCCAGCCATGTCCGCCGTGAATCATCACCATTTCAAAGCCTGCAATCTTTGCCAAGCCTGCGCACTTTCCATAAGCAGCGACAATGTCCGCAATGAGTTCTTCAGTGAGCTCCTTTACTTCCAGCCCATCCGGTCGAACCCCTGCACTAGGCCCCCATTGCGCCAGTCCGTGTTTTTTATCTTTATCTGTCAGATACGTTCCGGCATACTGACCGGAATGAGACAATTCCACACTGGCAATCGCCCCATGGCGACGGATAGCGTCAGCCGTATAGGTGAAGCTCGAAAGTGACCCAACTGTCTTTAGGTCCAAATGAAACATATGGGATCCCTCAGTTTCCGGATGGACGACCAACTCACTAACGGTTACTGAAGCGGCGCCTCCCTTGGCCTTCAATTCATAAAATGCGGTTGTCTTGGGGCCAATTGTGCAGTCAGCCGTTATGTCCGTTCCGCCGACGGGGGCAGCAAACATCCTATTTCGAAAATTAACGTTCCCGATCTTGATTGGTTTACACAGATTTGGATATTTTCGTTGCATTGATATTTCTCCTCATTAATAATAATTAACTACCTCATCTTATTTCGCTATTGTGCATGAATTAAGCCCAGATACAAGATACAAGATGCCAGATGCAAAGCCTAATGCCCAGTGTCTCTTTGCATACGCACTTGAATTATTGGTATCTTTCAATTATATTAGTAATTGTATTCACAAACTATTAACATGTCAATAGTTACATATTTAAAACTATTTACTCATTTTCGAAAGGCACGGTAAAAAAATGCACACATTAAAATATGCCATATTAGGATTAATTAATCGGCAGGCAATGACTGGTTATGATTTAATGAAAACCTTCAACATGGAACTGGTAAATTTCTGGCATGCAAAGCACAGCCAACTCTATCCGGAGTTAAAGAGGCTTACGGACGAAGGTCTGATCACTTACGAAACGATCCTCCAGGGAGAAAAAATGGAGAAAAAGCTCTATTCTATAACTGAATCAGGAAAAAAGTCTTTCAAGAATTGGCTTACAAAAAAAGATCCCCTGGAACAAACGCCGAAGGATATTTTTAGACTTAAAGCCTATTTTATTGAATCTATGCCAAAAGAAGAAATTTTAAAGCATTTTAGCTATCAGCTTAAACTACGGCGTGAAAAACTGATTAAACTCGAGGCAACAATGGCGAAACACCCCTATGCGCAAACAATCACCGAAGTCCTTTCTCCTCTGTACGGCGACTATATCGTGTTAAAAGGTGCCATCATGCGTGAGCGCACCTATATCGATTGGTTGGAAGAATGCATCGAAGAAATTAATCTTAACCAATCTTAGAACCAGCCCTATTCAATAATTCTTCGATATCCTCAGCAGGCATCGGCTCGTAATAATAATAACCTTGAACCTCTTTGCACATCTCACGGGTTAAGAAGTGGACTTGCTTCTCAGTTTCTACCCCTTCGGCAATAATCTGCAAACCAAGATTTTTTGCCAGATTGATAATGACCCGAATGATTGCTCTGTCTTTTTCATCACCTTCAATGCCCTGAACAAATTGCATATCCAATTTCAACCGGTCGATAGGCAAATTCTTTAGCCTGTTTAAGGACGAATATTCAGTGCCAAAGTCATCAATCGAAAGGGTAATCCCTAATTTCTTAATTTCATTTAATACTCTGACGATATGAGTTGACCCTTTTAAAAGAGATCCTTCCGTAATTTCTAATTCAAGATACTCTGCTTGAAGCCCGGTTTCCACCAGCGTATTTGCTATCTGGTCAATAATATACGGGTTGCGCAGCTGTTTAACTGAAATATTAACAGCCATTCGCAGTCTGGGATATCCTTTATTCTGCCAGATTTTATTTTGTTCACAAGCTTTTCTGAGCACCCATTCGCCGATGGTGTTGATCATCCCGCCTTGCTCTGCGATCGGTATGAAAACATCCGGTGAAATTACTCCCATATCGGGATGCGACCACCGCAGCAGGGCTTCCAGCCCAATAATTTCCCCTTCCGGCAAACGTACTTGCGGTTGGTAATGCAGATACAATTCATTGCGTTCTATTGCCCGATATAAACTATTCGTCAGCATGATGTTCGTGCGGACTTCTTCTTTCATATCATCAGAACAAAGAGCATACTGGTTTTTGCCTTTCTCTTTGGCCTTATACATTGCAATATCCGAATTCTTAATCAAGGTTTCTGTGTCCAGACCATCGTTAGGGTATAACGCAATTCCTACACTCGCCGTAACAAAGAATTCCTGATCTCTTAGCACGATCGGTTCTGCTAATAAAGCGAGAATACTATCGGCAATTTTCCTAACATCTTTATAATCTGAAATATCATTGAGCAAGATGAGGAATTCATCACCGCCAAAACGGGATACCGTATCCGTTTTACGAATACATGCCAATAATTTAAGCCCTACTTTTCTTATCAACTCGTCTCCGCCTTCATGGCCAATAGTATCATTCACTGTCTTAAATGAATCCAGATCCAGAAAAATGACCGCGATCATCGAATTGGTCAGGTCTGCTTGACGTATAGCTTCGTTAGCCCGCTTCCGAAATAATGCCCGATTGGGCAGCTTTGTTAAATGATCATAATAAGCTAATTGTTCAATTTCTTTTTCCGCTCTCACTTTGGCCAGAGCGTCCCCTAAAATATTTGAAATAACCTCGAGCAAATCGATCTGGTCTTCACGCCATTTTTTCATTGTTCTGGCGGATTCAAGCCCAAATAAGCCCAACACCTCACCGTTTTCAACGATCGGCAGACAAATCATTGATTTTGTGCTTCCAGTAATTAGCCCGGAAAATGTATTCTTTTCACTTGTCGAGAGTTGTTCTGCGTCGGGTATATGAATTATTTTACCACTTGATAACAGGTTTGACGGTATAGAGGCTTGCTTCAGTGAATATTCTTTCCCTTCCTCCGAAGGCTTTTTTGTTTGATACCATACGAATGGCATGATGCCGCATTGTTCATCCTGATACTGCAAATATATCCAGACTCTGTCCATTTCGAAAACCTGGCCGCATTTCTCAAGTGCCCGATTAATTTTATACTCTAAATTCATTTGTTTTGCAGCGATTAAATCGGAAGATATATTCGATATCAGTTTTTGCAGTTTCACTTGTTCAACGTTTTCTTTTAAACGTCGAACATACAGTTTGTTGACGTAAAATGCCACCCAAAGAAAGACAAGGACACAAAAAATTCGCGTAAGATATACTTGCGCATTAATTTCTACCTTTACCTGCGGGGCCATGAGC is a genomic window containing:
- a CDS encoding oxidoreductase — encoded protein: MQRKYPNLCKPIKIGNVNFRNRMFAAPVGGTDITADCTIGPKTTAFYELKAKGGAASVTVSELVVHPETEGSHMFHLDLKTVGSLSSFTYTADAIRRHGAIASVELSHSGQYAGTYLTDKDKKHGLAQWGPSAGVRPDGLEVKELTEELIADIVAAYGKCAGLAKIAGFEMVMIHGGHGWLINQFLSPYFNHRTDKYGGSLENRVRFAQEVIDSVRQAVGPGFPIEFRMSGSELIEGGYDLTEGVEIAKLLQSRIDLLHVSAGTYQKGFSVTHPSMFLPHGSNVYLAAEIKKHVSVPVATVGGLNDPAMMEEIIASGKADVVEMARALLADHELPKKVMTNRDEDIVKCLRCFVCMAERAVTSTRRCAVNPLIGREIDGVEIIPSPNPCKVLVAGGGPSGLEAAITAAKRGHKVILCEKSDQLGGILKGEQAIPFKYEMYELGVTLGNLAEKAGVDIRLNTPVTKEYIENENVDALIIAVGSEPLIPSIPGLKDDNVIVVNNYYLEKDKVSDQVVVLGGGQAGCEAAVHLAQEGKAVHLVEMRTELAPDANIRHRPILLKEIEKNNVQVHTGCTGQRVTKEGVYCIDAAGVEHLVPGYTVICALGQQARRAVVDELLDSAPIVAQIGDCVRPSTITTAIYQGYHAALDI
- a CDS encoding EAL domain-containing protein, translated to MEPAYYFSVLFFFASVISGFLGAYTLYLDPKAGLNRSFFALCVSLSIWALGFSISVSADNQTASLLWRRISVIGWGSFFSVLLHFALFLTEKKSLLNQWWLYPPLYIPSFLTIYIYGISDAAESKYELIQSVNGWINVPDTGFNTFYNYYYITFSILTIGMIWLWGRKATSLNDKKKAWLIFFYIVGTLILATFTDIVASTFFNILIPQMAPFVSAMSMIVIYYAIKKYGLMKPEKAVADEENILKESTRGNLVNYLAFILFACSIVNTVSFFLFNVKDDSTVVLWSSMAILLLGIGVLIVKKVDIQEKNKGIFYIIVCVLAIPLLTLRFVTTGGITVWVFPIIFAVFALIFNKRIVLVALGISIISTQIMIWLMAPQVKVEINAQVYLTRIFCVLVFLWVAFYVNKLYVRRLKENVEQVKLQKLISNISSDLIAAKQMNLEYKINRALEKCGQVFEMDRVWIYLQYQDEQCGIMPFVWYQTKKPSEEGKEYSLKQASIPSNLLSSGKIIHIPDAEQLSTSEKNTFSGLITGSTKSMICLPIVENGEVLGLFGLESARTMKKWREDQIDLLEVISNILGDALAKVRAEKEIEQLAYYDHLTKLPNRALFRKRANEAIRQADLTNSMIAVIFLDLDSFKTVNDTIGHEGGDELIRKVGLKLLACIRKTDTVSRFGGDEFLILLNDISDYKDVRKIADSILALLAEPIVLRDQEFFVTASVGIALYPNDGLDTETLIKNSDIAMYKAKEKGKNQYALCSDDMKEEVRTNIMLTNSLYRAIERNELYLHYQPQVRLPEGEIIGLEALLRWSHPDMGVISPDVFIPIAEQGGMINTIGEWVLRKACEQNKIWQNKGYPRLRMAVNISVKQLRNPYIIDQIANTLVETGLQAEYLELEITEGSLLKGSTHIVRVLNEIKKLGITLSIDDFGTEYSSLNRLKNLPIDRLKLDMQFVQGIEGDEKDRAIIRVIINLAKNLGLQIIAEGVETEKQVHFLTREMCKEVQGYYYYEPMPAEDIEELLNRAGSKIG
- a CDS encoding PadR family transcriptional regulator, with the translated sequence MHTLKYAILGLINRQAMTGYDLMKTFNMELVNFWHAKHSQLYPELKRLTDEGLITYETILQGEKMEKKLYSITESGKKSFKNWLTKKDPLEQTPKDIFRLKAYFIESMPKEEILKHFSYQLKLRREKLIKLEATMAKHPYAQTITEVLSPLYGDYIVLKGAIMRERTYIDWLEECIEEINLNQS